The Streptomyces collinus DNA segment CCATAGGGCAGAAGCTCGGCCGCCCGGTGCCGCTCCACGAGATCGGCCTGGCGGACGCGGACCCCGCGCCCGAAGTCGGCCTCGCCTTCCCGCGGGACGTCGGGCAGGCGGTGCGGTCCGCGACCGACCTGTACCGCCTCGACCTCGCCGGCCGCCGCGCCGGTTCCGGCGGCATCTGGCAGTCGCTGGCCGGATCGTTCGCGGTGAGCGCATACGCAACGCCCGCCTCACGATGGCTGATAACCCCGGCCGACAGTTCGGTCGCGCGCGACGTGGGCCCCGGCGAGGGCTCCGGCGCACCGCTCAAAGTCGGCCACAGCGATGTGCAGAAGCTGCGGGAGGCCGCCGAGGACGCGCGGCGCTGGGACTCCAAGTACGGCGGCGGTGACTGGCGTTCGTCCATGGTCCCCGAGTGCTTAAGGGTGGAGGCCGCCCCGCTGCTGCTCGGCTCGTACACCGACGAGGTCGGCCGGGCCCTCTTCGGCGCCTCCGCCGAACTCACCCGGCTCGCGGGCTGGATGGCCTTCGACACGGGCCAGCAGGAAGCGGCCCAGCGCTACTACATCCAGGCCCTGCGCCTGGCCCGGGCGGCCGCGGACGTCCCCCTCGGGGGCTACGTGCTGGCCACCATGTCCCTCCAGGCCACCTACCGCGGCTTCGGTGACGAGGGTGTGGACCTCGCCCAGGCCGCCCTCGAACGCAACCGCGGCCTGGCCACGGCCCGCACCATGAGCTTCTTCCGCCTCGTGGAGGCACGCGCGCACGCCCGTGCGAACGACGCCCCGGCGGCCGGCGGTGCCCTGAAGGCGGCCGAGAGCTGGCTGGAGCGCGCCCGCCCCGGCGACAACGACCCGAGCTGGCTCGGCTTCTACTCCTACGACCGTTTCGCCGCCGACGCGGCCGAGTGCTACCGCGACCTCAAGGCACCCCGGCAGGTCCGCCGCTTCACCGAGCAGGCCCTGTCGAAGCCGACGGAGGAGTTCGTCCGCTCGCACGGCCTGCGCCTGGTCGTCTCGGCGGTCGCCGAACTGGAGTCGGGCAATCTGGACGCGGCGTGCGAACAGGGGGTGCGGGCGGTGGAGGTCGCCGGGCGGATCTCCTCGGCCCGTACCACCGAGTACGTGAAGGACCTCCTGCACCGGCTGGAGCCGTACGGCGACGAGCCCCGGGTGGTGGAGCTCCGTGAGCGTGCACGGCCGCTGCTGATGGCTCCGGCGTAGAAAGAGCAGGTGTGCCGCCCGTACCGCGTTTG contains these protein-coding regions:
- a CDS encoding MFS transporter — protein: MSREQRGPNEKLGAVLALAGISNAGLARRVNDLGAQRGLTLRYDKTSVARWVSKGMVPQGAAPHLIAAAIGQKLGRPVPLHEIGLADADPAPEVGLAFPRDVGQAVRSATDLYRLDLAGRRAGSGGIWQSLAGSFAVSAYATPASRWLITPADSSVARDVGPGEGSGAPLKVGHSDVQKLREAAEDARRWDSKYGGGDWRSSMVPECLRVEAAPLLLGSYTDEVGRALFGASAELTRLAGWMAFDTGQQEAAQRYYIQALRLARAAADVPLGGYVLATMSLQATYRGFGDEGVDLAQAALERNRGLATARTMSFFRLVEARAHARANDAPAAGGALKAAESWLERARPGDNDPSWLGFYSYDRFAADAAECYRDLKAPRQVRRFTEQALSKPTEEFVRSHGLRLVVSAVAELESGNLDAACEQGVRAVEVAGRISSARTTEYVKDLLHRLEPYGDEPRVVELRERARPLLMAPA